The stretch of DNA GAAGTGATGCTCCTACTGAAGGAGCTGGGGATCCCACCCATGCTACCGATCACCCCGCCCCAGCAGCCATCACAGCAGCCTCCCGACACCTTCCGGCCTCTGTGAACCCCATGCTCATCGAAGCCGTTTACGGCGAGACTTGTCCCGGGAACGTGTTCTCGATTACCCCATGGGGGGAAACCCCTCCCTGGGCTTACGCGCCTGAGTGGCTTATCTCAGAGGCCCTCAAGCACGACGTGGGCTTGCGCAAGCCTGGGAGATTGACTGTGCTCCTAGCCGATGCCCCAGGGCCGCACACCGTCCACAAGGCCGCTGCAGTCGAGCCGGATGACTGGTGGGAAGTCCTGCGAGTAGCCCTTTACATGGCTAAGCCGAAGCCGAGCAAGAGCGTGCAGCTCTTACCCTTCGCACCCGCCACGTCCGCGCTGGCCGCGCTTGGGCAAAAAGAGGCGTGTATTCACGCAGAAAGCCTTACAGCCGACTATCTCCACTCGCTCATTCACGCTCTCTCCTCTTCGGGCACGGAACGCCTCGTTTTGGTGAACCCGCCGCAGTTCAGCCTGTGGCAAAAGCTCAGAACTTCGGGTGTCACTGGTTACTCGTTTGCTAGGCACTTGGCTCTTCCCCGCGCGCTCCAGTTGGGTGCTCTCAGCAGGAGCAGATATAATCTCCGAGAGAACGAAGCGCTCGGCGCTGATGTGCCGCTCTTTAAGTCTCCGGTGATTTTCCGAGAGCAGAGCCTCGTCAAGTATGCGTTTGGGGACGAGTCGGAGCTGGCCGTGGCCCTGCTGAGCGAGCTGGAGGCGAGTGGGGGCGTGATGAGCCACAGAGCGTTCATGGACACAGCGTCGAGCTTGGGTCCCAGCAGTAGAGGCATTGCTCGACGGTTACTGTTGTACGGTTACGTGGTCTTTAGACAGGCGCAGGTGGAGCTAACGCTGAAGGGTATCTTCGCCTTAAGCGAGGTAAAATAACAGGGCAGAAGTGGACCGGCCGGGATTCGAACCCGGGACCTCCCGCATGCCAAGCGGACGCTCTCCCACTGAGCTACCGGCCCTTGCAGACCCAAGGAGTTATGGTTATGGTTGCCTTATAGGCTTTTCGCCGTAAACCGACGAGGAGCATGCGAAAATGTTTAGTAGATGCTGGTCCCCCTAAGTGCGAAGGCTCATGGAGCTCGATATTCACCGGATTGCCCTTAAGTACGCTCTAGCTAACGCTGTGAAGTACGGTGGGAAGGCCGATGTAAAGGCCGTTGCAAGCAAGGTCTTCGCGGAGGTTCCAGAGCTGAGGGCTAGGGCTAGGGACGTCGTCGCGGTGGTCAGAGAGGTCGTGGAGAGAGTTAACTCGATGACCCTGGAAGAGCAGGAGAGAGAGTTGAGGGACGTGTGGCCTGAGGCCTTTGCCGGGGGGAGAAGGGAGGAGAGGAGGGGTCTACCCCCGTTGCCTGGGGTGGACGAGGTTGGAGGAGTCGTCGTAACCAGGTTTGCCCCGAACCCTGACTTCGTGCTTCACCTCGGTAGCGCTAGGCCAGCGATCCTGAGCTACTACTACGCGAAGGTTATGTACAAGGGCAAGTTCATCCTGCGCTTCGAGGACACTGACCCGAAGACGAAGCGTCCGATGCCTGAAGCCTACGACCTCATCAAGGAGGATCTGAGGTGGCTCGGGCTTAGCTGGGACGAAGAGTACGTGCAGAGCCAGAGGATGGAGATCTACTACGCTCACGCGAAAATGCTCATCGAGAGAGGCGGGGCGTACGTCTGCACGCACTCCAAAGACGAGATAAAGAGGTATCGGGACGCCGGCTTGCCCGATCCCTGCTCAACGCTACCTCCGGATGAGCACCTCGAAAGGTGGGAAAAGATGCTCGCCGGGGAGTACGGTGAAGAGGAAGCGGTTCTCAGGGTAAAGACAGACCCCGCCCACCCGAACCCCTCTGTCAGGGACTGGATTGCCTTCCGCATCATAGACACGAAGAAGTACCCGCACCCGTTGGTCGGAGACAAGTACATCGTCTGGCCAACCTACAACTTTGCCTGCGCGGTGGACGACCACCTGATGGGGGTTACCCACATCCTGAGAGGAGAGGAGCACGCCGTCAATACGCTTAAGCAGGAGTACGTGTACAAGCACCTCGGGTGGAAGCCGCCAGTAGGTATACACTTCGGCAGGCTCAACCTTGAGGGCATGATTCTGAGCAAGTCCGTCATAAGAAAGGGCATCGAGAAAGGGCTCTACGACGGGTGGGATGACCTGAGGCTTGGGACCCTCATAGCTCTCAGAAGGAGGGGGATACTGCCTCAGACAATATGGGACATGGTCTTCGAGGTTGGGATCAAGCCTTCAACCGCAACTATAAGCATCGAGAAGATCCACGCCCTGAACAAGAAGTACCTCGAGCCGATATCGAACAGGTACATGTTTGTTCGAGAGCCTCTTCGCGAAGTAGAGCTCAGAGGGCTGCAAACCCCTGTCACAGCGGAGGTCGTGGTCCACCCATCGTACCCCGAACGCGGCAAGCGCAGGATCCAGTTTAGCGAGCCGCGCGTCGTGGTAGAGAGCGACTCGCTCGCCGGAAGAAACGAGGTTAGGTTAATGGGCCTTGGAAACTTCCGGGTCGTTGACGGAGGGAGTACTCTAGAGTTCTTAAACAACGATGTTGGGTACGCTAAAGAGAGGGATCTTCAGATTATCCAGTGGGTCCCCAAGGAGGACAACAATCCTGGTCGCATCCTGAAGGTTGAGGGCGACACTGTAAAAGTTATAGCAGGCCTAGGAGAGCCGGCGACCCGACAGCTCAAAAGGGAAGACAGAGTCCAGTTCGTAAGGATAGGTTTCATCAGAGTGGAGGAGCCCGGACTCTACGTCTTTACTCATGAGTAGGTTGCGAGAGGTTCCAGGGCTTTCCACCCATCACTATTTTCTCGGGTAGCTTCTCTCTCACGCTCTCGAGGAACTTCAAGTCACTCTCCTTTTTACGAAGGTTATCCGGGAGGATTATCGGGATCTCGTCTTTGATCGGCCACCACCTGCCGCACTCGGGGCAGTACAGGACACCTGTCTTCACCTCGTACTTGATGCACTCGTCGCACCCTGGGTCAGAACCCTTAAGCTCCTCAACCTTTACTCCCTTAAACGCGCAGTAGAGCTCGCAGGCGGGCTTGCTCTTGAAGGTGAAAGTCCTCTCGTATCGGACTTTCTCGATCACGTAGAGCTCAAGGGGGAAATGCTTGTCGTAGGGGCACGCCAACAGATCCATTAAGCGGAACTTCATACACCCCCTGCAGGTCGCACAAAATATATAGGTATTTTGGTTCCCACAAGCCCCCTTAATAATCATCTTTCTTCGGCCTCGAGTTCGCCCTACAGTGCAATGTACTGCTCGGTTGGTCTGCCCCGAGGAGTAGATGGGGGCGACGAACGGTTGCAACAACGCAGGTCGACACGGGGGAGAAGCAACTAAAAAATAGTAAGAAGTAACTTTTACCACGATTACCCACTCAGAAACGAATATTAGGTCGAGTAACCGTAGGCTTTCCTGTGGCATTACCCACTAATATTTTCAGGGCATACGATATTCGAGGAGTATTCGGGAAGGACCTCACACCGGACGTTGTAGCCCTAATAGGGGCCGCTCTTTCCAACCTGGAACGCGGGGACTACTGCGTCTGCCACGACGTCAGATTCAGCTCTCCTATACTCGCGCGGGCACTGGCGAGCGGTCTGATGGGCGCGGGGTCTAATGTCGTCGACTCGGGTGTCGGGCCCATCGGAATGGCTATTTACGCCTCGAAGCACTTGGGCTACCACGTTGCTTACATTACGGCCTCACACCTCCCTCCTGAGTGGAACGGCATAAAGATGTTCAGGCCTGGCGGAGAGCCGATATGCCTGGGGGACATAGAGAGGATAAGAAGCTTGCTCGAATCGGGGGTGATGTGGGCTGGCTTGAGCGGCTATGGTTCGCTGCGTGCAAGGGAGATTCTCCCAGAGTACATCAAGTTCCTTCACAAGGTTGGAGGTCACTCCGGAGGGCTTAGGGTGCTCGTCGACTGCGGGAACGGCTCGGCCTCTCTCGTGGTCCCAAGGCTCCTCAGAGACTTGGGCTATGAAGTCATCACGGTGAACTGCGACGTAGACCCACGTTTCCCGGTTAGAGGTAGCGAGCCCACACCTGAAAACACTGCGTACATGTCGGCTCTGATCAGGGACCTAAAGGCGGACATAGGGGTCTCATTCGACGGGGATGGGGACAGGGTGATATTCTTCGATGAGACAGGGTCGCCCCTGGCGCCCGAGCAGGCAGCTGTGGTGATGCTCCGCGCGATGGGCAGGGCAAACGTCGCCGCTAACGTTGAGTGTTCAAGCGTGGTTGACAGGGTTGTAGCCGAGATGGGAGGCAGGGTCATACGCGTCCCCGTAGGCAGGATATTCATGATCCTCGACGCAGTTAAATCCGGGGCTGAGCTGGGCGTGGAGAGTAGCGGGCACTTCGTGACTTACAACGGCGTCAACTTGGACGACGGTGTGCTGTCTCTGCTCTTCATGCTTGAGGCGGTCGAGAAGCTGGGGGGCCCCGTCTCAAGATACCGCGTGGCGATGCCCCCTACCAAGAAGCTTAAGGTGGATGTTCCCGACGAGGAGAAGTTCAGAATCGTAGAAGCCTTAAAGAACAAGTACTCTGCGGAGTACGATAAAGTTACCACAATAGATGGAGTGCGCGTGGACACCGATAAGGGCTGGTTCCTCGTAAGGGCTTCAAACACGGAGCCGGTGATAAGGGTCACTATAGAGGCATACAAACCGGAGGATCTCGGGCTCATTGAGAGAAAGGTACTGAGAGATATCGAGGAGCTGATCAAAGGAAAAGATAAATAACGACGTGTTTTACGTTATCGGGATCGCCCGTGAGCATAGTCGCCATTGGCGCGACAGAGACCGTGGACCCTTTGAGGCTTCTGGGATTCGAGGTTATCAAGGTGGGCAAGAAGCCGAACGCCGAAGAGGTCGAGAATATAGTTTCGAAGATCCTCGAGAACAGGGTGGCTCTCCTGGAGGGCGAGATCTACTCCGCTGTTAGAGAACGCCTCAACCAGGTCACCTCGATAATGAAGGAACCGCCACTTGTCGTGGTAATCCCATCATCCGACAAAGCGTCCACTAACCGCCTGGAAGAGTTATATAGCAGGCTTTCGCTAGCCGTAGGGGTGAGGCTCAAATGGGTCACGAAAGGTTAAGAAGCGCTGCTTCGTTGACGGATGAGCTAGACATCAGGGTAATACTGGAGGAGCAGAGGAAAGCCGAAGCCCGTGTGGCTGAGGCCAAGAAGATCGCTGACGAGATTATCGCAAAGGCGCGCGAGCAGGCTAAGCTGATGCTTTCTAAGGCCCAAGACGTAGCCCTAGACGAGAGCGTGAAAAGAATGCTCGAGGAGGAGTTGCGCAAGGTTCAGGAGAGCCTGGATGCCCTTGAGAGAGCTGAGCGCCAAAAGCTGAAGATGGTGAAGATCGCCCTGGCGAAGAACGAGAACGAGGTACGGAAAGCCCTGCTTGAAGCTCTCCTTAGGTGATGCGCATGAGCACGAACAAAAGCCTGATGGAGGTGCTGATCGAGGAGCTCAGGGCTGCTGCCGAAGAAGAGAGCCGCAGAATTTTAAAGGAGGCCGAGGAGCAGGCCCAGAAAATACTCCAGGAAGCCGCTGCAAGAGCAGAGGAGATAAGGGCTCAGAGGATTAAGCAGCTCATCGCTGAGGCGCGC from Infirmifilum sp. NZ encodes:
- a CDS encoding glutamate--tRNA ligase produces the protein MELDIHRIALKYALANAVKYGGKADVKAVASKVFAEVPELRARARDVVAVVREVVERVNSMTLEEQERELRDVWPEAFAGGRREERRGLPPLPGVDEVGGVVVTRFAPNPDFVLHLGSARPAILSYYYAKVMYKGKFILRFEDTDPKTKRPMPEAYDLIKEDLRWLGLSWDEEYVQSQRMEIYYAHAKMLIERGGAYVCTHSKDEIKRYRDAGLPDPCSTLPPDEHLERWEKMLAGEYGEEEAVLRVKTDPAHPNPSVRDWIAFRIIDTKKYPHPLVGDKYIVWPTYNFACAVDDHLMGVTHILRGEEHAVNTLKQEYVYKHLGWKPPVGIHFGRLNLEGMILSKSVIRKGIEKGLYDGWDDLRLGTLIALRRRGILPQTIWDMVFEVGIKPSTATISIEKIHALNKKYLEPISNRYMFVREPLREVELRGLQTPVTAEVVVHPSYPERGKRRIQFSEPRVVVESDSLAGRNEVRLMGLGNFRVVDGGSTLEFLNNDVGYAKERDLQIIQWVPKEDNNPGRILKVEGDTVKVIAGLGEPATRQLKREDRVQFVRIGFIRVEEPGLYVFTHE
- a CDS encoding Trm112 family protein, translating into MKFRLMDLLACPYDKHFPLELYVIEKVRYERTFTFKSKPACELYCAFKGVKVEELKGSDPGCDECIKYEVKTGVLYCPECGRWWPIKDEIPIILPDNLRKKESDLKFLESVREKLPEKIVMGGKPWNLSQPTHE
- a CDS encoding phosphomannomutase/phosphoglucomutase: MALPTNIFRAYDIRGVFGKDLTPDVVALIGAALSNLERGDYCVCHDVRFSSPILARALASGLMGAGSNVVDSGVGPIGMAIYASKHLGYHVAYITASHLPPEWNGIKMFRPGGEPICLGDIERIRSLLESGVMWAGLSGYGSLRAREILPEYIKFLHKVGGHSGGLRVLVDCGNGSASLVVPRLLRDLGYEVITVNCDVDPRFPVRGSEPTPENTAYMSALIRDLKADIGVSFDGDGDRVIFFDETGSPLAPEQAAVVMLRAMGRANVAANVECSSVVDRVVAEMGGRVIRVPVGRIFMILDAVKSGAELGVESSGHFVTYNGVNLDDGVLSLLFMLEAVEKLGGPVSRYRVAMPPTKKLKVDVPDEEKFRIVEALKNKYSAEYDKVTTIDGVRVDTDKGWFLVRASNTEPVIRVTIEAYKPEDLGLIERKVLRDIEELIKGKDK
- a CDS encoding V-type ATP synthase subunit F, encoding MSIVAIGATETVDPLRLLGFEVIKVGKKPNAEEVENIVSKILENRVALLEGEIYSAVRERLNQVTSIMKEPPLVVVIPSSDKASTNRLEELYSRLSLAVGVRLKWVTKG